The region CCACCTAACTACGACATATCAAAACGAATGGATACAATTGAAATTCCAAGCCGTAGCACCTATTGAAGTGGAACCACACCCCAAATTGTTAAATGCAATGGGAATCAATAATGTCAACTATATTGGTAAAAACAAGTGGGACTACATTGTTGAAATAGAGAAAGAAGAAGAGCTGATTAGCTTAAAACCGGACTTTGATCTTATATCAAAACTACCAGTAAGAGGCGTAATTGTAACCACAAAATCGAAACAAAAAGAGTATGACTTTATCTCTAGGTTTTTCTCACCTGCTCAGGGAATAAATGAAGATCAAGTTACAGGATCTGCCCATTGTTGTTTAGCACCATATTGGAATAACAAATTACAAAAAGATGAATTTATAGCTTATCAAGCCTCAAAAAGGGGTGGAAAGATTAAGATCAAAGTAAGAGGAGAGGATATATATTTATTTGGTAAGGCTGTCACGGTATATAAAGGAGAACTAAGTAGTAGCGCCGTATAACACGAGCATTCACGAATGATCCGTACGGTAAAAGATTCGGCCTACAACGTAATTATTCCAATAATGAATGAATGGTGGGGTGGTAGACATATGTTTGATATGTTACCAAAGCTATTTTTCATTCACTTTAAGGAAGCTAGTTTTGTTGCAGGAAGAAAGCGGAAAAATTATTGGTTTTATTGTAGGTTTTGTATCTCAGACTTATCCAAATGAAGCTTATATTCATTTGTGGGAGTCAATCCTGAACATAGAAATATCGGTTTGGGACGTGAACTATATACAATATTTATAGATGCAGTAAGAAAAAAGGGATATGATTCAATCCGTTGTGTGACATCACTATTGAATAAAACATCAATACAGTTCATAAAAAAATGGGGTTTGACATAGAACCAGGGGATTATCTAGTTGATGGAGTACCTGTTACAAAGGATTATGATGGGGTCGGAGGAGATCGAGTCTTATTTAAGAAGATGTTGAATATGTGAAACCGTTCAATCTTACTATAAAATTATTTAAAGGATTTATAAATACTAGAACGTAAATGATAAGCATTGTTACTTAGATGTACTTCAAGAAGTTTGAAAGTAATTCAGGCGACGCATTCCCGAGGCTAACCGAGTCGTCTCGATTTCGCTAAGCTAGGAGCTAGCTAAAGCTCAAACTTCGTCTGTAAGCCTCGGAAACGTTGTGAACACATGAACGTTATCTGAAAGCGATGTATTGGTGCGGCCGTCCATGACCGCATTTTAGAACCTTTAAAAAGTACTTTTAAAAATAAGTTGCGAGTATGATTACTATGTTAATTGCCTTTGCATTTGTTAGGGAAATCCTCATTAAAGTTAAAAGTCAACAAGAAAGAAAGCTTTACTGAAATTGTTGTTTGGCTAACGGGCTGTGATCTTTAATATGATGGGCATTGATCCAAGCATGATTAATGCCCCATTTTTATAGAAGTAAAGGTGCAGGTTAGTATAGGACTTTAATCATTGCAAGAATGGGGGGTAAACAGTTTGATAAATAGACGAGTTCTGGTAACGATATTTTTGTTATCTCTATTTACGGGGTGTAATCAACAAAACGATAAAAGTAATGGATTTTTTGTTTTTGCTAAAAATGAAAATATGAATAATGAATTGAGGGAATCACTTTTCAAATGCTTGAATACTGAAGAAATCGAGTATAAGGTTGATAAAGATAAAAATGTGATAATCCAAAAAAAAGACAGTGAGCTTGCAGTTGCACGTTGTTCGTAAAATTTAAATCAAAGTATACATAGTATAACAGCATTGCTTATTGAGCTAAAAAGGGGCTTGTATTTTCAAGCAAGGGGTCCATGGCAACCTCTGAACAGGGAGACATCGCCATCAGATAACACTGTTTTCACGCGTCGGGTGACAAGCACCCTCGGTCGCTAGAGGCTTGAAGACAAAGAAGGATATCAGCGACACATCCCATTCGCCAACCGAGTCGGCTCGCCTTTGCCAAGAAATGCATTTCTAGATTCAGGCATCGCCTGTAAGGCTCATAGGCGTCGGAGATACGAAAGCGTAGGCGAAATTCATTAAGGTGGTGAAGCATATGCCAATTAATTTTCATGATAGTAAGAATAAATCAACATATGCTAAGAGAGAAGCTGAGAGTTGTTGGATTGATAATATTAAGAAGCACGTTGAAGTTATAGGTAAAGAGGTACTCGATATCGGATGTGGAGGTGGAATATATTCAAAAGTGTTTGCACAATCTGAGGCAAAACATGTAACGGGATTAGACTTTTCAGAAGAGATGTTAAAGATGGCAAAAGAAAATTGCAAAAATATAAAAAACATCTCCTTCAAACAGGGCAGTGCTTTTGAAACAGGTA is a window of Caldalkalibacillus salinus DNA encoding:
- a CDS encoding PhzF family phenazine biosynthesis protein encodes the protein MNIYQVDTFSNEMFKGNPAMVCILEENKSDHWMSNLAKELNQPVTAFVSTNSYPYKIRWFTPTQEIMICGHGTLAASFILWETNVLPVKEKIHFHTEAGHLTTTYQNEWIQLKFQAVAPIEVEPHPKLLNAMGINNVNYIGKNKWDYIVEIEKEEELISLKPDFDLISKLPVRGVIVTTKSKQKEYDFISRFFSPAQGINEDQVTGSAHCCLAPYWNNKLQKDEFIAYQASKRGGKIKIKVRGEDIYLFGKAVTVYKGELSSSAV